TTTGTAATGAATAGGAATTGGTTGTAATATTTGGAATTTCAGACCATGTTGTTGCTGCGGCAGTTTTATACTGCAGGGTATATGAAGTTGCATTTCCTGCATCCCATGACAACTGAGTGGTATTGCCAAGGAAACTTCCGGAAGTTAATCCTGATGGCGTAGTGCAGCCACTTCCGGAGTTAAACCTTGGTGCGAAAATATAAGTACTTGTTAATGTTGGAGAGCAGTTAGACTGTATTCTCCAATCGTAATCTGTATTCAGCGTAAGATTATTGATCACAATATTATTTCCTGAATAGTTATTGGCCACATTCGTCCAAACTGTTGAGTTGGCTGGTTTGTAATCAATATTATAGGACTGCGAAGCATTGGAAGTCCAGTTCAGTTGAGCTGAAGTTCCTGTAACATTGGAAATATCAAGTCCCAATGGCGGATCACAAGCCTGTCCCTGAGACCATGAATACAGCTGACCGCTTAAAAGGGTATTTTCATTATAAAGGATATTAGAGCCTGTGCTCAGATAGCTCGCGACATCGGTTCCACCCAAATCATACCACATGAAAACGCCATATTGGTCATTCTTTGTACTGGTTGCTAAACTTGCTAAAGTAGTTGCTGAAGTTGAACCAGAATTAGAATTAAGAATCCATGTTGCAGCGGCAGAAATTTTAGATTTATCAAGAGGCGGAACAACAGGTGCATTGTAAGTGCTATACATTGCATTCCAGGTGTAATTGATATAATTTCCTGCTAAATCTCCATTATAAGTCTGTCTGGTTGTAGCCGGACCATAGTAGTAGAATGTAATCAGTTTATCCGGCATTGCGGCTTTCAGTTCCTGCAAAAGCATGACAAAAGAGCTGTTATTAGGCTGTCCTGTTCCGTTATTTCCGTATCCTGCATATTCGTCATCAAGGTCTACTCCATCCAAACCGTAAGTATAAACAGTATGAGCTACCTGTAAAGCGAAATCTTTTGCCGCTTCACGGTTCGGAAAATTAGAAATTCCGGCTCCCTGGTGGTTTCCCAATAGATCCAGTAATACTTTTATTCCTTTTTGCTGTAAAGGTTTTACGTAAGTATTAACATCATTCAGAACTTTGGTAACGTTATTATTGTTTGAGATATAAGCACGGTTTTTGGAAACATCATAGTTGATATTCGCCGCAAAAATAATGGCTACGTCAAAAAGCTGTCTGTTGGTATTCTGCAACGTATAGGAACCCGCATTCAACGGGTTATTGTTATTCACTTCTACATAGCAGACTCCTAAGGGATTAAGCTGCTGTGCTTTGAGCAACGGGGCACACTGAAGCATCAGGGCCATTAAGGGAATAAAAAAGGATTTTTTTCTCATAGTATATCAATTTTGCAGTAGAAAAAGCATTGGGCCGAAGCCCAATGACTGAGTTTTATTATTTTACAATTAGTTTTTCGGATTGTTTTAGGCTTCCATCATGAGATTCAAACTGGATGATGTAGTTTCCTGCCGGAACTCTGCTCAATTCGTATTGATTGTCTCCTGAATTCAATGATTTTGTATCTACGATTCTTCCGTTAAAATCATAAACCGTCAATTTTCCTTTGCTGTATTCATCCGGAACAGAAACGGTAAGTGATGAAGATTTGCTTACCGGATTAGGGTATAATTTGATTTGATTTTTACTATTTGTTTCTCCCGCATTTACTGCCTTTTGACCCGCAGTTCTTGCTAATGCTGAACTTCCTGTTGTACATGGTACATCTGTTCCCCAATTAGAAGAATCAACACCTGTCAACGTTAATGTCACTCCGTTTCCTGAAGTATCCTGAACGGTAGAACCACTTCCTTCGTTAAACTTCCAATAGGCAGCCAGTGAAGTTGCCGGAACAGATACATTACACATATTCTGACTGATTTCTGTCTGACTTAATGCACGCTTCCAAACTCTTACCTCATCTATTTTACCATTGAAATTTCTGGAAGTATTATATAAATATCCTACATTGAACGCCCCTGTTGAATTCACACTTCCGGTTTGTGCTTTGGTGGCATCCAGAGTACCATTGATATAAATTTTCATATTGGATCCATCGTAAGTAGCTGCCACGTGATACCATGTATTGGCATTCAATGCCGTTGCGGAAGCCAGTTTTTGCTGTACATTATTGATGCTTACCACAAACTGAAGTTTATTATTCGCCAGACCGGCATCTCCTAATCTTAAGAATGCAGAATTGCTGTCACTAACCTCTGTTCCCATGATAGAAGAAATATATGGAGATGCAGATTTGAATGATGAAGGTTTGATCCACCCTTCAAAAGATAGTGCAGAACCGCTCAAAGTAAGATTTCCTGCTGCTCCAGATTCAGTGCTTCCATCCAAAGACAGAGCATAAGAGCCTGTAGGCGTTGTTCCTGAGGTGCTTGTAAATCTTGGGGCAAACATATAAGCGCT
The nucleotide sequence above comes from Chryseobacterium sp. 7. Encoded proteins:
- a CDS encoding endo-beta-N-acetylglucosaminidase H, with product MRKKSFFIPLMALMLQCAPLLKAQQLNPLGVCYVEVNNNNPLNAGSYTLQNTNRQLFDVAIIFAANINYDVSKNRAYISNNNNVTKVLNDVNTYVKPLQQKGIKVLLDLLGNHQGAGISNFPNREAAKDFALQVAHTVYTYGLDGVDLDDEYAGYGNNGTGQPNNSSFVMLLQELKAAMPDKLITFYYYGPATTRQTYNGDLAGNYINYTWNAMYSTYNAPVVPPLDKSKISAAATWILNSNSGSTSATTLASLATSTKNDQYGVFMWYDLGGTDVASYLSTGSNILYNENTLLSGQLYSWSQGQACDPPLGLDISNVTGTSAQLNWTSNASQSYNIDYKPANSTVWTNVANNYSGNNIVINNLTLNTDYDWRIQSNCSPTLTSTYIFAPRFNSGSGCTTPSGLTSGSFLGNTTQLSWDAGNATSYTLQYKTAAATTWSEIPNITTNSYSLQNLTANTSYVWKVQASCAGGTTSTYSAEGAFNSGFAPVTSPGARSLAFNGSTNYLNAGQFNLSGNAVSFEGWVKVNSFKSAFPYISSVMGVEVGDNNSAMLRFGDGNLANNKLQFILSFGSSQVKLNTNTAFNTNTWYHIAATYDGAAMKIYVNGNLDATFAVTGNFTANGILYLGRNYDNSRTINGFLDEFRVWKKALTPQEILSNSCNVPANSAGLEANWKMDEGSGLGALDATANTHFATLVSMTDANWRTDVACASSLAVKDIESVKESSTVYPNPVKRGNDIHFAISDSSANEVALYDASGKLFKKQNINQNNNVVNTQDLISGTYIYKITSANSKVLSTGKIIVK